The proteins below are encoded in one region of Corynebacterium felinum:
- a CDS encoding glycerol-3-phosphate dehydrogenase/oxidase, with protein MATTSTQALNQQSFDTAWKKFQTEEFDLVIIGGGSVGAGAALDAATRGLKVAVVEARDFASGTSSRSSKMFHGGLRYLAMLDFKLVAESLRERELSMSTLAPHLVKPLRFIFPLTRRVWERPYMAAGFLLYDLMGGAKTVPMQKHLSHKATKAIAPGLKEDALVGGVRYYDTLVDDARHTLMVLRTAAEFGAVIRPSTQVVGFDKTNGAITGVKVADTDSGETTTITARTVINATGPWNDELQKLAGVEGKFSVSTSKGVHIVVPKSCLDADAALCFVTEKSVLFVIPWGQYWIIGTTDTPWDKNLAHPATTREDIDYILNHVNAKVRRKITTDDIVGVYAGLRPLLSGKSDSTTNLSRNHAVARVAPGMISVAGGKYTTYRVIGKDAVDMAAQEIPGTVAESVTDSTPILGADGYHALANQIPQLARRFTITETQVEHLLSRYGSLIHEVLAPAEDCPELLEPLDGAEHYLRAEVRYAVTHEGALHLDDIVQRRLRVSMEYDHRGVDSAQAVVDIVAPLLGWDESTSAAEIDRYIQAVTAAKQAEKELTDAAANKIVITAPEARSHIDRSQDR; from the coding sequence GTGGCAACGACCTCGACCCAAGCGTTGAATCAACAATCCTTCGATACTGCTTGGAAGAAATTCCAAACAGAAGAATTTGATCTGGTCATTATCGGGGGTGGGTCTGTCGGTGCCGGTGCTGCACTTGATGCAGCCACCCGAGGGCTGAAAGTTGCGGTTGTTGAAGCACGCGACTTTGCGTCCGGAACTTCATCACGATCCTCCAAAATGTTCCACGGTGGATTGCGCTATCTTGCAATGCTTGATTTCAAGCTTGTCGCCGAATCATTGCGTGAGCGCGAACTCTCAATGTCAACACTGGCACCCCACCTAGTCAAGCCTTTACGCTTTATATTCCCGCTCACACGCCGCGTGTGGGAACGCCCCTACATGGCAGCCGGATTCCTGCTCTATGACCTCATGGGCGGGGCAAAAACTGTGCCCATGCAAAAACACCTCAGCCACAAGGCCACGAAGGCAATCGCCCCGGGCTTGAAAGAAGACGCCCTTGTCGGCGGCGTGCGCTACTACGATACACTCGTCGACGATGCCCGCCACACCCTCATGGTTCTGCGAACCGCAGCAGAATTCGGCGCAGTGATTCGGCCCTCCACTCAAGTCGTAGGTTTTGATAAAACAAATGGTGCAATCACGGGAGTAAAAGTAGCCGATACTGATAGCGGTGAAACCACCACAATCACGGCACGCACCGTTATCAATGCCACCGGCCCATGGAACGATGAACTGCAAAAACTAGCAGGAGTGGAAGGAAAATTCTCCGTATCCACCTCGAAAGGCGTGCACATTGTAGTTCCGAAATCCTGCCTTGATGCGGATGCTGCATTGTGCTTTGTCACCGAAAAATCTGTCCTCTTCGTCATTCCGTGGGGCCAATACTGGATCATTGGTACGACCGACACCCCATGGGATAAGAACTTGGCTCATCCTGCAACCACGCGCGAAGATATCGACTATATCCTCAACCATGTAAACGCCAAGGTGCGACGAAAGATCACCACAGATGACATCGTGGGAGTTTATGCGGGCCTGCGCCCACTACTGAGTGGAAAATCAGACTCGACCACCAACTTGTCACGCAACCATGCCGTAGCCCGCGTCGCACCTGGAATGATCTCCGTTGCCGGGGGCAAATACACCACCTACCGTGTTATCGGTAAAGATGCTGTGGACATGGCTGCTCAGGAAATTCCTGGCACAGTGGCTGAATCGGTGACTGATTCCACCCCGATTCTTGGCGCCGACGGCTATCATGCACTGGCGAATCAAATTCCACAGCTTGCGCGGCGTTTCACAATCACCGAAACCCAGGTGGAGCATTTGCTTTCCCGCTACGGATCGCTTATCCATGAAGTTTTAGCCCCAGCGGAAGATTGCCCTGAACTCCTTGAACCACTTGACGGTGCCGAACACTATCTGCGTGCCGAAGTGAGGTATGCAGTGACACACGAAGGTGCTTTGCACTTAGATGATATTGTGCAGCGCCGACTCCGCGTTTCCATGGAATATGACCACCGTGGTGTCGATAGTGCACAGGCAGTTGTCGATATTGTGGCGCCACTTCTTGGTTGGGATGAGTCGACAAGCGCTGCAGAAATCGATCGCTATATCCAAGCTGTTACTGCCGCGAAGCAAGCGGAAAAGGAGCTGACTGATGCAGCAGCGAATAAGATTGTGATCACTGCCCCTGAGGCACGTTCCCACATTGACCGTTCACAGGACCGCTAA
- a CDS encoding DMT family transporter, whose translation MSSVFSTKSRAIFFAIAAAALYALSAPLSKNILHHTGPTMVAAFLYMGAGIGMGAYWLVSARTKVNDEPLTRTDFPYVLAMIVLDIAAPILLMWGLKETTAATASLLNNFEIVATSLIALVVFREVISPRLWVAIVLVTIASILLSFQPGSIELDHGALLVLAACVCWGVENNCTTRLASKSAAQIVMLKGVFSGLGCVIVALWAGEVFPAAGWIVATMCLGFVSFGLSITVYILAQKDLGAAKTSAYYALAPFIGVVFSIVFLSEKLSITFVIALVIMALATWLMVRDSIGLQHTHPHGHAHSHAHWHGDVLHTHEHSHHHDHRHTHGNDGDESAHAHDHAAFSDREHWATGHEDHQHDSL comes from the coding sequence ATGAGTAGTGTGTTTAGTACAAAGTCTCGTGCAATTTTTTTCGCGATTGCGGCTGCGGCATTGTATGCACTGTCAGCACCGTTGTCGAAGAACATTCTTCACCACACTGGCCCGACAATGGTGGCTGCTTTTCTGTATATGGGTGCGGGGATTGGTATGGGTGCGTATTGGCTTGTCAGTGCTCGTACGAAGGTGAACGATGAGCCATTGACACGAACTGATTTTCCTTATGTTCTTGCGATGATTGTCCTTGATATCGCCGCGCCGATATTACTGATGTGGGGTTTGAAAGAAACGACAGCAGCCACTGCGTCGCTGCTGAATAACTTTGAAATCGTTGCCACCTCATTAATTGCGCTTGTGGTGTTTCGGGAGGTGATCTCCCCAAGGCTATGGGTAGCCATTGTGCTAGTGACGATCGCAAGTATTCTGTTGAGCTTCCAGCCAGGCAGTATCGAGTTGGATCACGGTGCATTGCTAGTGTTGGCAGCCTGCGTGTGTTGGGGTGTGGAAAATAACTGTACAACTCGTTTGGCGTCGAAAAGCGCGGCGCAGATTGTGATGCTCAAGGGTGTTTTCTCCGGCTTGGGCTGTGTGATTGTTGCGTTGTGGGCAGGCGAAGTGTTCCCCGCTGCTGGCTGGATTGTCGCCACGATGTGTTTAGGATTCGTGTCCTTTGGGCTAAGCATTACTGTGTATATTTTGGCGCAGAAGGATCTCGGTGCTGCGAAAACGTCCGCATATTATGCACTGGCACCGTTTATCGGTGTGGTATTTTCCATTGTATTTTTGTCGGAGAAGCTCAGCATCACTTTTGTCATCGCGCTGGTGATTATGGCGTTGGCGACGTGGTTGATGGTGCGCGATAGCATCGGGTTACAGCATACGCATCCGCATGGACATGCCCATAGCCATGCGCATTGGCATGGAGATGTGCTGCACACGCATGAACACTCGCATCATCATGATCACCGGCATACGCATGGCAACGATGGGGATGAGTCAGCCCATGCGCATGATCACGCTGCTTTCTCAGATCGGGAGCATTGGGCTACTGGGCATGAGGATCATCAACACGACTCGCTGTAG
- the glpK gene encoding glycerol kinase GlpK has product MQTSPHFIAAIDQGTTSTRCVIYDENAAVVGVGQYEHEQIFPQKGWVEHDPNEIWDNVRRCVATALAEANIPRESIAAVGITNQRETTVVWDKNTGQPVYNAIVWQDTRTSSICEELAAGHGIDRWREQTGLLLNSYPAGPKIRWILDNVDQAREKAERGELLFGTIDSWILWNLTGGAEGDEDQPAVHATDVTNASRTLLMDLKTLQWDLKICAEMGIPESMLPEIKPSVSHFGTVRQRGTIGGVPIAGILGDQQSAMFGQACFSPGDAKNTYGTGLFLLLNTGKEPKSSANGLITTVCYQIENQKPVYALEGSVSMGGALVQWLRDNLGLINSAHEIEETAAQVPDNGGVYIVPAFSGLFAPRWRADARGVIVGLTRFANKHHIARAVLEATAYQTREVVDAMVADSQVPVTTLKVDGGMVKNELLMQFQADILGAQVARPRNIETTALGAAFAAGLGVGFFESLDELHAQSAVDATWDPKMPADDVDKLFAEWNKAVERTLNWEE; this is encoded by the coding sequence ATGCAAACTTCCCCACACTTTATTGCTGCCATTGACCAAGGAACCACCTCAACACGGTGCGTGATTTACGACGAAAACGCAGCCGTGGTTGGTGTAGGACAGTATGAGCACGAACAAATTTTTCCGCAAAAAGGCTGGGTTGAACACGACCCCAATGAGATTTGGGACAATGTTCGTCGTTGTGTAGCTACCGCTCTTGCCGAGGCTAACATTCCGCGGGAGAGCATCGCCGCGGTGGGCATTACCAATCAGAGGGAAACCACTGTGGTGTGGGATAAAAACACAGGCCAGCCGGTGTATAACGCCATTGTGTGGCAAGATACTCGTACCAGTTCGATATGCGAAGAACTAGCGGCCGGTCATGGCATTGATCGGTGGCGGGAACAAACGGGTCTTTTACTCAATTCCTATCCCGCAGGCCCTAAGATCCGGTGGATTTTAGATAATGTTGACCAAGCGCGGGAGAAAGCTGAACGTGGTGAGCTCCTGTTTGGCACAATTGATTCGTGGATCCTGTGGAATCTCACAGGCGGTGCTGAGGGGGATGAAGATCAGCCCGCGGTACACGCCACAGATGTGACCAATGCTTCGCGTACTTTACTCATGGATTTAAAAACGCTGCAATGGGACTTGAAGATTTGCGCCGAAATGGGAATTCCGGAATCGATGCTGCCTGAGATCAAGCCGAGCGTGTCTCATTTTGGTACAGTCCGCCAGCGGGGCACCATTGGTGGGGTTCCGATTGCCGGAATACTGGGTGATCAGCAGTCCGCCATGTTTGGGCAGGCGTGCTTTTCACCAGGTGATGCGAAGAATACCTATGGCACTGGACTGTTCTTGCTGCTCAATACAGGCAAAGAGCCGAAGTCGAGCGCCAATGGTTTGATTACAACAGTCTGCTATCAGATTGAGAATCAAAAGCCGGTGTATGCGCTGGAAGGTTCTGTGTCTATGGGTGGCGCTTTGGTGCAATGGCTGCGCGATAACCTAGGCCTGATTAACAGTGCGCACGAAATTGAGGAAACTGCAGCTCAGGTGCCTGATAATGGTGGAGTGTATATTGTTCCTGCTTTCTCTGGCCTGTTTGCGCCCCGTTGGCGTGCCGATGCCCGCGGCGTGATTGTGGGGTTGACAAGGTTTGCGAACAAACACCATATTGCCCGTGCGGTGCTGGAAGCTACTGCTTATCAGACTCGTGAAGTTGTTGATGCAATGGTCGCGGATTCGCAGGTTCCTGTCACTACTCTCAAAGTGGATGGGGGAATGGTGAAAAATGAGCTATTGATGCAGTTCCAGGCGGATATTTTGGGTGCCCAAGTAGCACGGCCACGCAATATTGAAACTACGGCTTTAGGCGCGGCTTTTGCAGCAGGGTTGGGCGTGGGCTTTTTCGAGTCGCTCGATGAGCTACATGCGCAAAGCGCGGTGGATGCAACGTGGGATCCGAAGATGCCTGCTGACGACGTCGACAAGCTGTTTGCGGAGTGGAACAAGGCGGTCGAACGTACTCTGAATTGGGAAGAATAG